In bacterium, one genomic interval encodes:
- a CDS encoding OmpA family protein — MKSLLIALLLMLMAVPMAISQDMDNDGLPDALDRRPTVAGYYKNTSAERQNPAAQPSNVDSDNDGVPDVFDNRPYVQEYPNVSQQPMSHPMLAAEGVDSDGDGLADKIDMRPYVMTLYNGTAPMRQDPKMQPADLDSDWDGVPDNMDNRPYVKEYPYFGATPVQAPKDSDGDGVNDDKDKCPGTPRGTEVDRDGCPKKMDADRDGVSDDLDKCPGTPSGVTVDANGCPVDSDGDGVTDDKDRCPNTPAGAPVDEAGCPKDSDGDGVPDYKDKCPGTAQGIPVDENGCPKLIQKGEKITLNIPFETNSSVIDDGSKTKLDAIAQTLNEFKDIKIAINGFTDDRGTDAHNKRLSDSRAKAVLDYLASKGVDKGRMKSKGYGEDAKYFIGDNTTDEGRAKNRRTEIESVE; from the coding sequence ATGAAATCACTGTTGATCGCGCTACTGCTGATGTTAATGGCAGTGCCGATGGCAATCAGTCAGGATATGGATAACGATGGTCTGCCGGATGCGCTGGATCGTCGTCCGACGGTCGCCGGCTATTACAAGAATACGTCGGCCGAGCGGCAGAATCCTGCGGCCCAACCATCCAACGTTGACTCCGACAATGACGGCGTACCGGATGTATTCGACAATCGTCCGTACGTGCAGGAATATCCGAATGTCAGTCAGCAGCCGATGTCGCATCCGATGCTGGCGGCTGAGGGTGTTGATTCCGATGGCGACGGTCTTGCCGACAAGATCGATATGCGCCCGTATGTCATGACGCTCTATAACGGCACCGCGCCGATGCGTCAGGATCCGAAAATGCAGCCGGCCGATCTCGATTCCGATTGGGATGGCGTGCCGGACAACATGGACAACCGCCCGTACGTGAAAGAGTATCCGTACTTTGGCGCGACTCCGGTTCAGGCGCCGAAAGATTCCGACGGCGACGGTGTGAATGACGACAAAGATAAATGCCCCGGCACCCCGCGAGGGACCGAGGTCGATCGCGACGGTTGCCCGAAGAAAATGGACGCCGATCGTGACGGCGTCAGCGATGATCTGGATAAGTGCCCCGGGACTCCGTCGGGTGTGACAGTTGATGCCAACGGTTGCCCGGTGGATTCTGATGGCGATGGCGTGACGGATGACAAGGATCGTTGCCCGAATACGCCGGCCGGCGCTCCGGTTGATGAAGCCGGTTGCCCGAAAGACAGCGATGGTGACGGCGTACCGGACTACAAAGACAAATGCCCAGGGACCGCCCAGGGGATCCCGGTCGATGAAAACGGTTGCCCGAAGCTGATCCAGAAGGGTGAAAAGATCACGCTCAATATTCCGTTCGAAACCAATTCGTCGGTGATCGACGATGGTTCGAAGACGAAGTTGGATGCGATCGCCCAGACCCTGAACGAGTTCAAGGATATCAAGATCGCGATCAATGGCTTCACCGATGATCGTGGTACCGATGCCCACAACAAGCGGTTGTCGGATAGCCGCGCCAAAGCGGTGCTGGATTATCTGGCGAGCAAGGGTGTGGACAAGGGTCGCATGAAATCCAAGGGGTACGGCGAAGATGCGAAGTACTTTATCGGCGACAATACGACCGATGAAGGACGCGCGAAGAACCGTCGTACGGAGATCGAGTCAGTCGAATAA
- a CDS encoding DUF4256 domain-containing protein, translating into MSTKNSSKKKDLSPDQRNKLLNTLKSRFEKNMDRHQGLDWSKVEAKLRAHAEKLWSLNEMEQTGGEPDVVGFDKKSGEFIFYDCAPETPKGRRSLCYDRAALNARKEHKPADSATDVAATMGVELLSEEEYRELQSLGQFDQKTSSWLKTPADIRKRGGAIFGDFRYGRVFIYHNGAESYYAARAFRAALKV; encoded by the coding sequence GTGAGCACGAAAAACAGCAGCAAAAAGAAAGACCTATCACCCGACCAGCGGAACAAACTCCTCAACACCCTCAAATCCCGCTTCGAGAAAAACATGGACCGCCACCAGGGGCTCGACTGGTCCAAAGTCGAGGCAAAGCTCAGGGCCCATGCAGAAAAACTCTGGTCCCTTAATGAAATGGAACAAACTGGCGGCGAACCCGATGTCGTCGGCTTTGACAAAAAGTCCGGCGAATTCATCTTCTATGACTGTGCTCCGGAGACCCCCAAAGGCCGAAGATCCCTCTGTTATGATCGCGCCGCGCTAAACGCCAGAAAAGAGCACAAGCCGGCCGACAGTGCCACCGATGTCGCCGCGACAATGGGAGTCGAGTTGCTGTCCGAAGAAGAATATCGCGAGTTGCAGTCACTTGGTCAGTTCGACCAGAAAACCTCGAGTTGGCTAAAAACTCCCGCTGATATTCGCAAACGTGGCGGCGCCATCTTTGGTGATTTCCGCTATGGACGAGTCTTTATCTATCACAACGGCGCCGAGTCCTACTACGCCGCCCGCGCCTTCCGCGCCGCTCTGAAGGTATAG
- a CDS encoding RNA-binding protein yields the protein MNIYVGNLSHEATEQELKDAFAPFGDVAYAKIIKDRETGQPRGFGFVEMPDEKQAHAAIAEMNGKPLRGRNLKVNVGQPKEGGSGGGNRGGDRHGGFNTPRRDPR from the coding sequence ATGAATATCTATGTCGGGAATCTGTCCCACGAAGCGACAGAACAGGAACTGAAAGATGCCTTCGCCCCCTTTGGCGATGTGGCCTACGCCAAGATCATCAAAGATCGTGAAACCGGCCAGCCCCGCGGCTTTGGCTTTGTTGAAATGCCGGATGAAAAGCAGGCGCATGCGGCTATTGCCGAGATGAACGGTAAACCGCTCCGCGGACGAAATCTCAAAGTGAATGTCGGCCAGCCGAAAGAAGGCGGCTCCGGCGGTGGCAACAGAGGTGGCGACCGCCATGGCGGCTTCAACACCCCCCGCCGCGACCCCCGCTAA
- a CDS encoding type 1 glutamine amidotransferase yields the protein MKPVLIIQNCEYETAGSTVDYMRDRKIPFILMQSYSGDAFPDQADISAIIAMGCPESVTRLNEFDYLKKLFHFVSASVRQNIPYLGICFGGQLLAKVLGAEVNPNPVKEIGACKVSLTEAGKNDSLFAGFDNIFDVFQWHGDTFKVPFGAELLVEGTECKNQAFRKGNLVGIQFHLETPLEETSVWCDKYAHELVEVGKTREQLTAGYRPIAETAKNLNYRLLDNFFQNMVTSR from the coding sequence ATGAAACCAGTACTGATAATCCAAAACTGCGAGTATGAGACCGCCGGAAGCACGGTTGATTACATGCGCGACCGCAAAATCCCTTTCATCCTGATGCAGTCCTACTCCGGAGACGCATTCCCGGATCAGGCCGATATCTCCGCCATTATTGCGATGGGCTGCCCCGAATCGGTCACCCGCCTGAACGAGTTTGACTACCTCAAAAAGCTCTTTCACTTTGTGTCAGCTTCTGTCCGGCAGAACATCCCCTATCTGGGCATCTGTTTTGGGGGCCAACTCCTCGCAAAGGTCCTCGGCGCTGAGGTTAACCCAAACCCCGTCAAAGAGATAGGGGCCTGCAAGGTATCCCTCACCGAGGCCGGGAAAAATGATTCCCTGTTCGCTGGATTTGACAATATATTCGATGTATTCCAGTGGCATGGTGACACCTTTAAGGTGCCCTTTGGCGCTGAATTACTGGTCGAAGGGACCGAGTGCAAAAACCAGGCTTTCCGGAAAGGGAATCTGGTCGGGATCCAGTTCCACCTGGAAACTCCGCTCGAGGAAACTTCGGTCTGGTGCGACAAGTATGCGCATGAACTGGTCGAGGTCGGCAAAACTCGCGAACAACTGACCGCCGGCTATCGACCCATTGCGGAGACTGCTAAGAACTTGAACTATAGACTGCTCGATAACTTCTTCCAAAACATGGTAACCAGCAGGTAA
- the speE gene encoding polyamine aminopropyltransferase produces MSEQQIDKGQRVSEPSMTNLWNVWYSELHEGLSGLTIKLDRIVESTQSEFQRIDVLESQDYGRLLVLYGSLMAADKDYNAYNEMITHVPLFSHPNPKRVLIIGGGDCGALTEIMKHPEVEECIMCEIDSKVVEVSKKYFPYLTTGADDKRAKLVFQDGKEFIANGKDKFDVIMLDLSDPVGPAEELFQKPFYQNVFNRLNDDGILVAQSEAPFYHQESFPGIHANLKAVFPMVRAYTCFMPIYPSTYWSFAFCSKKYDPIANFDQARYDRLKMKTRYYNDDIHRGCFALPTWVKELLK; encoded by the coding sequence ATGAGCGAGCAGCAGATTGATAAGGGTCAGCGCGTCTCCGAACCGTCCATGACCAACCTCTGGAATGTCTGGTACTCGGAGTTGCACGAAGGACTCTCCGGCCTGACTATCAAACTTGATCGGATAGTCGAATCGACCCAATCCGAATTTCAGCGTATTGATGTCCTCGAATCGCAGGACTATGGCCGCTTGCTTGTCCTCTACGGTTCCCTCATGGCCGCTGATAAAGACTACAATGCCTACAACGAGATGATCACCCATGTCCCGCTCTTCTCGCATCCGAATCCGAAGCGCGTGCTGATCATCGGCGGCGGCGATTGCGGCGCCCTCACTGAGATCATGAAGCACCCCGAGGTCGAAGAATGCATCATGTGCGAGATCGACTCCAAAGTGGTCGAGGTCTCGAAGAAGTATTTCCCCTACTTGACCACCGGCGCGGATGACAAACGCGCCAAACTGGTCTTCCAGGACGGCAAGGAGTTCATCGCCAACGGCAAAGATAAGTTCGATGTCATCATGCTCGACCTCTCCGACCCGGTCGGCCCGGCAGAAGAGCTCTTCCAGAAGCCGTTTTATCAAAACGTCTTCAATCGCCTGAACGATGACGGCATCCTCGTCGCCCAGTCCGAGGCCCCTTTCTATCATCAGGAATCTTTCCCCGGCATCCATGCCAACCTGAAAGCGGTCTTCCCGATGGTCAGAGCCTACACCTGCTTTATGCCGATCTATCCGTCCACTTACTGGTCATTCGCGTTCTGTTCGAAGAAGTACGACCCGATCGCCAACTTCGACCAGGCTCGTTATGACCGCCTGAAAATGAAAACGCGCTACTACAACGATGACATCCATCGCGGCTGTTTTGCCCTCCCGACCTGGGTCAAAGAACTGCTGAAGTAG
- a CDS encoding type III PLP-dependent enzyme — translation MTHSMHFAAVENTALFRGVDTGLIRELFEARNLETPMMLLSRAEVGRNYEALKAALPRVGIHYAVKSNNEQAVIDEVFAHGGNFDVCSAREIDTVLRTGVDVASLIHSHPVKTVSEFDYAVAKGVQVFVIDNMEEVKKLSRYQDQRLKFMIRFRIKTETTAVVNLQYKFGCTVDEVMPLARAIEEAGHEFYGLCFHIGSQCVYADNYVKAINAAHELIHALDLAGFNTRVLDIGGGFPVEYTEPIPSIEDLCAPIRTALDKQIRPGIKLICEPGRFISASPVTLVTSVIGKAERDGKVWYYLDDGLYSTFSGIVYDHCTYPVVTYKHGHEKLSVLAGPTCDSFDVMYDGLMIPELEVGDAIVFPMTGAYCAASACDFNSLKRPGYNILD, via the coding sequence ATGACCCACTCTATGCATTTCGCGGCGGTCGAAAATACCGCGCTTTTCCGTGGGGTCGATACCGGCCTCATTCGAGAACTGTTCGAGGCCAGAAACCTCGAAACGCCGATGATGCTTTTGTCGCGGGCCGAAGTCGGGCGGAATTATGAGGCCCTCAAGGCCGCTCTCCCCCGTGTCGGCATCCATTACGCCGTCAAATCGAACAACGAACAGGCGGTGATCGATGAAGTTTTCGCCCATGGCGGTAACTTCGACGTCTGTTCCGCGCGCGAGATCGACACCGTCCTCCGGACTGGCGTTGATGTCGCCTCGCTGATCCATTCGCACCCGGTCAAGACCGTCTCCGAATTCGACTATGCAGTCGCCAAAGGAGTTCAGGTCTTTGTGATCGACAATATGGAAGAGGTCAAGAAACTCTCTCGTTATCAGGACCAGAGACTGAAATTCATGATCCGCTTCCGTATCAAAACCGAAACGACCGCTGTCGTTAACCTGCAGTACAAATTCGGCTGCACGGTGGACGAGGTGATGCCGCTCGCCCGCGCGATCGAAGAAGCCGGCCATGAATTTTATGGCCTCTGCTTCCACATCGGTTCACAGTGCGTCTACGCCGACAACTATGTCAAGGCGATCAATGCCGCACACGAACTGATCCACGCGCTTGATCTGGCCGGATTCAATACCCGCGTCCTCGATATCGGCGGCGGCTTCCCGGTCGAATACACCGAGCCGATCCCGTCGATCGAAGATCTCTGTGCCCCGATCCGGACTGCCCTCGACAAGCAGATCCGCCCCGGCATCAAGCTGATCTGTGAGCCTGGACGTTTCATCTCGGCCAGCCCGGTGACCCTCGTCACTTCGGTCATTGGCAAAGCTGAACGCGATGGAAAGGTCTGGTACTATCTCGACGACGGTCTCTACTCGACCTTCTCGGGGATCGTCTATGACCACTGCACCTATCCGGTCGTCACCTACAAACACGGCCACGAAAAGCTGTCGGTCCTTGCCGGCCCGACCTGCGATTCGTTTGACGTGATGTACGATGGCCTGATGATCCCGGAACTCGAGGTTGGCGATGCGATCGTCTTCCCGATGACCGGAGCCTACTGCGCGGCCTCTGCCTGCGACTTTAACTCGCTGAAGCGGCCCGGCTACAACATTCTGGACTAA
- a CDS encoding S-adenosylmethionine decarboxylase proenzyme, which translates to MKILGRHLIVEYSECDKRSLDDIRLLEEGMCESVRRSGATIVRSVFHRYNPQGVSGVVVIAESHISIHTWPEYGYAAVDFFTCGDSVDPYKAHEYLASVLGAGNFHIQELKRGIPSATDEVIRHKPFPQICNVAAQA; encoded by the coding sequence ATGAAGATTCTCGGACGGCATCTCATCGTGGAGTATTCCGAGTGCGACAAACGCAGCCTCGATGATATCCGCCTGTTGGAAGAAGGGATGTGCGAATCAGTCCGCCGTTCCGGCGCCACTATCGTACGCTCGGTCTTTCACCGGTACAATCCGCAGGGGGTCTCCGGGGTTGTGGTGATCGCAGAATCACACATTTCGATTCACACCTGGCCGGAATACGGCTACGCGGCAGTTGATTTCTTCACCTGCGGCGACAGCGTAGACCCGTACAAGGCCCATGAGTATCTCGCCTCGGTTCTCGGTGCTGGCAATTTCCACATCCAGGAACTGAAACGCGGGATCCCGTCGGCTACTGATGAGGTCATCAGACACAAGCCGTTTCCACAAATCTGTAACGTGGCTGCCCAGGCCTAG
- a CDS encoding helix-turn-helix transcriptional regulator encodes MNLKIGEKIRALRLASDLTQEELADRAQLTKGFISQLENDQTSISVDSLSDLLDALGVTLSEFFSDTTEEKVVFEPAERVPVEGWGVSKFELLVPGSTNNLMDPILLEIKPGEKMEPRGPHAGEQFGYVLNGTATLRIDKKTFTVPSRHCFYFESDRTHQVMNNGRTVVKLLWVITPPQM; translated from the coding sequence GTGAACCTTAAGATCGGTGAGAAGATACGGGCCTTGCGCCTCGCCTCCGACCTGACACAGGAGGAATTGGCGGACCGCGCCCAGCTGACGAAGGGGTTCATTTCCCAGCTTGAGAACGACCAGACTTCTATCTCGGTCGACTCGCTCTCCGATCTGCTCGACGCCCTCGGCGTCACCTTGTCGGAGTTTTTCAGCGACACGACCGAAGAGAAGGTCGTTTTCGAACCCGCTGAGCGGGTACCGGTCGAAGGTTGGGGAGTCAGCAAATTCGAATTGCTGGTCCCGGGTTCGACCAACAATCTGATGGACCCGATCTTGCTGGAGATCAAACCCGGCGAGAAAATGGAACCGCGGGGACCGCACGCCGGTGAACAGTTCGGCTACGTACTGAACGGCACCGCCACCCTGCGGATCGACAAGAAAACTTTCACGGTGCCCAGCCGGCACTGTTTCTATTTCGAGTCCGACAGGACTCACCAGGTGATGAACAACGGACGGACTGTGGTCAAGCTTTTGTGGGTGATCACCCCGCCCCAGATGTAA
- a CDS encoding outer membrane beta-barrel protein, which translates to MKRVMLAALVLLMAQTAVQAQTPSLGVGAYGGINIPLAMDDQASGTVFGFRGRVKVLPFLVAEPNIMLAKWGDPDAIDGVDLGIKGSKITGFGVDATLGGLPGGVGFKPFLVVGVGSFKIKNDDTGFDESNLGFKGGLGFGIGMSPKIDLDVRGALLVVPQEDGGSKKGALITAGVSFNL; encoded by the coding sequence ATGAAGAGAGTAATGCTCGCGGCTCTTGTTCTGCTTATGGCGCAGACAGCGGTGCAAGCACAAACGCCATCGCTGGGAGTCGGCGCCTACGGTGGTATCAACATCCCATTAGCGATGGATGATCAGGCCAGCGGGACAGTCTTCGGTTTCCGTGGACGAGTCAAGGTGTTGCCATTTCTGGTAGCGGAGCCGAATATCATGCTGGCGAAATGGGGAGATCCGGACGCTATCGACGGTGTCGACCTCGGCATCAAGGGCTCGAAGATCACGGGATTCGGCGTGGATGCCACTCTTGGCGGTTTGCCGGGCGGCGTTGGGTTCAAGCCATTTCTCGTTGTAGGTGTCGGATCGTTTAAGATCAAAAACGACGACACTGGGTTTGATGAGTCCAACCTTGGATTCAAGGGCGGGCTTGGGTTCGGTATTGGCATGTCGCCAAAGATCGATCTGGATGTTCGTGGCGCTCTCTTGGTTGTTCCGCAGGAAGATGGCGGTTCCAAGAAGGGTGCGTTGATAACGGCCGGCGTTTCGTTTAACCTCTAA
- the lpdA gene encoding dihydrolipoyl dehydrogenase, whose translation MILGGGPGGYSAGIRAAMKGAKVAVVEYRELGGVCLNRGCIPSKALIASATQYKNMKEAETFGIKLPGAPVYDWLAMRARKDKIVSMLVGGIGSLFKSHGVTHYNGFGRLAGPNIIVVTDENGVETKIKGENIIIATGSRAANIPIFPIDGKRILTSDHLLELEHLPQSILIIGAGVIGCEWACMLALLDVEVHMVELMDHALPMEDTGTAQLLERELKKLKVSLHTKTKVEGIVGGPAGIQAKLSNGKVIDANQALVAVGRSFNTEDIGLEEAGVEKAKNGSIPTGPDMRTNVKNIFAVGDVRGDILLEYTAVHDGSVAVDNALGGKRTKNYLGVPSVIFTHPEVASVGLREQQAAKEFDIAVGKFPLRVLGKAHAENEIAGEVKVIGDKKTDKILGVHAIGIHATEIIHVAALAVNQGMTVTQLGNLIFGHPVISEAVMEAAHDLHGVSVHLAKKRS comes from the coding sequence GTGATTCTCGGCGGCGGCCCCGGCGGCTATTCGGCCGGCATCCGGGCAGCCATGAAAGGGGCAAAAGTTGCGGTCGTGGAATACCGTGAACTTGGCGGCGTCTGTTTGAACCGCGGATGTATCCCGTCCAAGGCGCTGATCGCGTCGGCCACCCAATACAAGAATATGAAAGAGGCGGAGACGTTTGGGATCAAACTCCCCGGCGCTCCGGTCTATGACTGGCTGGCGATGCGCGCGCGCAAAGATAAGATCGTCAGTATGCTGGTCGGCGGTATCGGGTCACTGTTCAAGTCGCATGGCGTGACGCACTACAACGGATTCGGACGATTGGCTGGCCCGAATATCATCGTCGTGACCGATGAAAATGGGGTCGAGACCAAAATCAAAGGTGAGAATATCATTATCGCCACCGGATCGCGCGCGGCGAATATCCCGATCTTCCCGATCGATGGTAAGCGTATCCTCACCTCGGATCATCTGCTGGAGCTGGAACATCTGCCGCAGTCAATCCTGATCATCGGAGCAGGGGTGATCGGTTGTGAATGGGCCTGCATGCTGGCGCTCCTGGATGTCGAGGTGCATATGGTCGAACTGATGGATCATGCGCTCCCGATGGAAGATACCGGCACGGCTCAGTTGCTGGAACGCGAGCTTAAGAAATTAAAGGTCTCGCTCCATACCAAAACCAAGGTTGAAGGGATAGTCGGCGGTCCGGCCGGGATCCAGGCGAAACTTTCCAATGGAAAGGTGATCGACGCCAATCAGGCGCTGGTGGCGGTGGGACGCTCGTTTAATACCGAGGATATCGGATTGGAAGAGGCGGGAGTCGAAAAGGCGAAAAACGGCTCGATCCCGACCGGTCCGGATATGCGGACCAATGTCAAAAATATCTTCGCGGTGGGAGACGTGCGCGGAGATATCCTGCTTGAATATACGGCGGTGCATGACGGCTCGGTAGCGGTCGACAACGCGCTCGGCGGCAAGCGGACCAAAAACTACCTGGGAGTCCCCTCGGTTATCTTCACGCATCCGGAAGTAGCCTCGGTTGGGTTGCGTGAGCAGCAGGCGGCGAAGGAGTTTGATATCGCAGTCGGGAAATTCCCGCTTCGAGTGCTGGGGAAAGCACATGCTGAAAATGAGATCGCCGGCGAAGTGAAGGTCATTGGGGATAAAAAGACCGACAAGATCCTGGGAGTTCACGCGATCGGTATCCACGCGACGGAGATCATCCATGTCGCCGCGTTGGCGGTGAACCAGGGGATGACTGTGACGCAGTTGGGGAACCTGATCTTTGGGCACCCAGTGATTTCTGAGGCGGTAATGGAGGCGGCCCATGACCTGCATGGGGTGTCGGTCCATCTGGCGAAGAAGCGGTCGTAG
- a CDS encoding DUF885 domain-containing protein, producing the protein MGNSLTSQIEALERSGEAPSAKLNRFFELAWQYQMEEYPEWGTFLGFAEHNDRWTDRSAEAFQRRVADWKTMQRVLNAIPKHGLGQQELLSIELFSRNLEEELTAAEFRSELVATTQMDGIQQEIPRTLEIMPLATAHQREQFLSRLEKIPEAIAQTTSLMAEGMKLGITQPRGPMRGLPEQIANLITKEPADSAILVALGNRPPEVSERDWEQFRQQAFSVYAGTIRNSLKQFFGFINDQYLPSCRVETAWSSMPRGREWYEFLLRKNTTIEMTADEIFETGHAEVARIRGEMEQVIRLAGFKGGFDAFTEFLRTDSQFYFTDPQELLRTYRDIAKRVDPELVKFFGILPRLPYGVTPIPSFMEKQQTTAYYQPGSAKGGRPGYFYANLYNLPSRPKWEMEALTLHEAVPGHHLQIALAQELDEIPRFRRESWITAYGEGWALYSESLGEQMGFYADPYAKFGQLTFEMWRAIRLVVDPGLHAKGWSREQAIQFFMQNSSKPRHDVEVEIDRYIVWPGQAVSYKIGELHIRSLRKKAETQLGEKFDIRSFHDELLKYGCVPLATLTSIVDAWVESRK; encoded by the coding sequence ATGGGAAATTCACTGACCAGTCAGATAGAAGCGTTGGAGCGATCCGGCGAAGCGCCATCGGCAAAACTGAATCGGTTTTTCGAGTTGGCGTGGCAGTACCAGATGGAGGAGTACCCGGAGTGGGGGACATTTCTGGGATTTGCCGAGCATAATGACCGCTGGACAGACCGTTCGGCTGAGGCTTTCCAGCGGCGCGTTGCAGACTGGAAAACCATGCAACGGGTGCTTAATGCGATTCCGAAGCACGGGCTGGGCCAACAAGAACTACTCAGTATTGAGCTGTTTTCAAGGAATCTCGAAGAGGAGTTGACCGCGGCGGAGTTTCGGTCGGAGTTGGTAGCGACAACCCAGATGGATGGGATTCAGCAGGAGATCCCGCGGACACTGGAGATCATGCCGCTGGCGACGGCGCACCAGCGGGAGCAGTTCTTGAGTCGATTGGAGAAGATTCCCGAGGCGATCGCACAGACCACGTCGCTCATGGCGGAAGGTATGAAGCTGGGAATCACGCAGCCGCGCGGGCCGATGCGCGGATTGCCGGAGCAGATAGCGAACTTGATCACCAAAGAGCCGGCTGACTCGGCAATCCTGGTGGCGCTGGGAAATCGGCCGCCTGAGGTATCGGAGCGGGATTGGGAGCAGTTTCGCCAGCAGGCGTTTTCGGTCTATGCGGGAACGATCCGAAATTCGCTCAAGCAGTTTTTTGGATTCATCAATGACCAGTATCTGCCGAGTTGTCGGGTGGAGACGGCGTGGTCCTCGATGCCGCGCGGCCGCGAGTGGTATGAGTTCCTTCTGCGGAAGAATACGACGATTGAGATGACCGCGGATGAGATTTTCGAAACCGGACATGCTGAGGTAGCGCGGATACGGGGAGAGATGGAGCAGGTCATCAGGCTTGCGGGGTTCAAGGGGGGATTCGACGCGTTCACCGAATTTTTGCGAACCGATTCGCAGTTCTATTTCACCGACCCACAAGAGCTACTCCGGACCTATCGAGATATCGCGAAGCGTGTAGACCCTGAGCTGGTGAAGTTCTTTGGGATCCTGCCGCGCCTTCCGTACGGCGTGACGCCGATCCCGTCATTCATGGAGAAGCAACAGACGACTGCGTACTATCAGCCGGGTTCGGCCAAAGGGGGGCGGCCGGGATACTTTTATGCCAATCTGTACAATCTGCCATCGCGCCCGAAGTGGGAGATGGAGGCGCTTACTTTGCACGAAGCGGTGCCGGGGCATCATCTGCAGATAGCGCTGGCGCAGGAACTGGACGAGATACCGAGATTCCGGCGGGAGTCCTGGATAACGGCGTATGGTGAGGGATGGGCGCTATACTCAGAGAGTCTGGGTGAGCAGATGGGGTTTTATGCCGATCCGTACGCCAAATTCGGGCAGTTGACATTCGAGATGTGGCGGGCGATCCGGTTGGTGGTGGATCCGGGGTTACATGCCAAAGGCTGGAGCCGTGAACAGGCGATCCAGTTCTTTATGCAGAATTCGAGCAAGCCGCGGCATGATGTCGAGGTAGAGATAGATAGGTATATCGTCTGGCCGGGGCAGGCGGTGTCGTACAAGATCGGGGAGTTGCATATCAGGTCATTGCGGAAGAAGGCGGAGACGCAGTTAGGGGAGAAGTTTGATATCAGGTCATTCCATGATGAGTTGTTGAAATATGGGTGTGTGCCGTTGGCGACGCTGACATCCATTGTCGACGCATGGGTTGAGTCGAGAAAGTAA